A segment of the Cenarchaeum symbiosum A genome:
TATCGACACGCCCAGGTTGAAGTTTGCGTGGCGGCCGTGGGGCTGCCTTCCGGCGTCATCCCCTGTATCTGACAGCTTCCTGGCCTCTTTTTTTGCAAATGCAAAGCGCAGTGTGACTGCCTGGGGCTTTCCATCCCTGTCTTTGACCTTTATGACCTCCTCCGGCTTTTCACCATCTGGCTGGAACATCGGCTCCCTGTCCCATGGCGGGGGTGCGGAGGAGTTTTTCATCTGGTATAGCGGGTCGTTTGGCCTCAGGTGCCTGTCGGCTGAGACCTCGTACGAGTTGTTTACGGATATCATCCGTATATCCAGTTTTTTAGAGCCCAAAAACCTGCGGTATATCCTGCCTATCAGCTTCTCCGAGTTTGCAATCATTGTAGACGACTTTTTCCACGAGCACCGGTCCAGGCCGGACCAGACTACGACGGTCCCTGATTTGTACGATCCCGCGCCAGACATGTCCCTGAGAATATCCGGCAGCTTTGCACGCTTTGGTTCCGGCACATCCCGCATGTTCTTGCCCTGAATTTCGTCTAGATCCAGGTATGTGTGCAGCACCTCCCCTGGCTTTTGCCAGCTGTACACGTCGACCCTCCTGCACTGGGACAGGGATGAATACGGGAGGCCCATGCCGAACCTGCCTATGCCCCTTCTCGCCCTGCGCGTGCCCTCTCCGAACCTCAGAGATTCCCAGAGATCTTCTTTTGTCATGCCCGTCCCGTTGTCCGTTACAATTATCTCATGCATGCGCTCCACCATGTTCGCCAGGGAATCTTCTATCTTGTCCTTGCAGAAAATCTCTATCTTGTCCGCGTCAGCCTCAAATGAGTTGTCTATGATCTCGGCAATCGCATATGCCGGATTCTTGTACCCGCCGTACCGCATTGAATCAATTAAATTCTCGTTTGACAGGATGCTGCGGCTCTTAGTCATTTCCACACATCTTCCCAGTTTGCAAATGCATCTACTATGCTGTTAAATCCTGGCAGGTTTATATCTGTCACGGTGACCACGTCGCATTCCTTGGAACCGCCCATCTTCGGGCCCCGTATGGCCCTGCCCATCATCTGGCTGTAAAGAATCAGGGACTTAGTGGGGCGGGCTATGAGAACGGCCGATGTCTTGGGCGCGTCAAAACCGGTGGTCAGCACGCCGAAATTGCACATTATCCTGGTATCTGCAGTGTCCTCCCTAAAGTGGTTGATCAGGGAGTTTCGCACGTCCTTTGGGGTGTCGGAATCTACATAGGATGCATCGTGCCCCATTGTGTGCAGTACTAGCGATATGTCGCGGGCATGGCGTATGCCGGCGGCAAACACTATGATGCGCCTGTGGTCTCTGGCAAGCCGCTTGATCTTGTCAATTATCAGCATGTTCCGCTTGGCATCGCGGGCCAGCTTGTCAAGTATGTCGTTGGGTATTTCAAGTGATTTTGCAATTCTTTCCATGTCGGAATTCGTCAGCATGCCGTCATGCCTTATCTGCTCAATGTTGGGCTTTGCCAGGTATCCATCCTTTATCAAAAAGCTTACGGGATCCGTGCCTGTCTCTATCGTCACTTTTTTTTCGTTAAAAAACTCTGCAAGCTTTCTATCTTCAAGGGGGCTGTTCCACGTCCTGCCGGGGGTGGCACTAAGGCCGACAAGGTTGACATCATGCTTTTCCACCAGATAGCCAAGCACAAGCTTGTATGTCTCTGCAATGGCCTGGTGGGCCTCGTCAATTATTACCAGCGATGCCCTGTCGGCCAGCGTGGTCAGCAGCATGCTGTTGGTCCGCGCCCGCCTGTACACCTTGGAGAGGCCTGCAACGATCAGGCCCGACCTGCATTCGCGGCCAAGTACGTCCGTATCATGCCCCCCAAACAGCCTGTAAATACTGACATCTCTGTTCCCGGTGTGCCTCCATGCCGACTTGAACTCTTCTATGGCCTGCTCGCACAATTCCTCGCTGTATGCAAGCCAGATTACTAGCGATGAGGGGTTTTCCAAAAGCAGGTCGGCCACAACCCGCATCGCAATCCGAGTTTTTCCCCCGCCCGTTGGAACATGTAGGAGGACGCGCCCTCCCTCATGTTCCAGAATGTCCTTGATTCTGCTGACTGCGCCAATTTGATACTCAAACAGGGGCCGTTCTGCCTTGACCAGCTCAATATCCGGCGGGCCTTCGTCCGGCCGGTGTTCGATCCACGGTACGCCAAAGAACCCAAAGAGAGCCTGCTCTGACTCTGAATTCTTTCTAAAAGACATGCGGGTTATGCTCTGATACGCGTCCTCCGCACTGTCCATCCCCAGTCTTTTTGCGAGCCTGGTTATGTCGTCCTGCCTCATGCTCATAACTATGGCACTGCGCATATCCTTACTGCGCAGCATCTCTGCATGCGACATCCTGTCCAAGACGAGGGATGCCAGGGCGTGCAGCTGTGTCTCTTGCCCTAGTGCGTGCAGGATGTCTATGCAGTTTTTGCCGAGAAACACGTCTTGTATCTTGACTATGCCCATGTTTGTAATTGCTCTTTCTAGTTCACGGTTTTCAGGATGCATGATCTGTATATTATGACATTACAAATGGCAGACGGTGCATGGCGTCTTGTCGTCGTCATCGTCAAGCGCGTCGGATAGCACGTCCATCAACGGGACGTTCTTTCTCTTCTCCTTTGCCTTTTTGAGGCTCTTTTCATGGTTTGCCATTATGTCGTCTCTCCTGTCTAGCAGTTGGGTCAGGGTCTCGCCCTGCGACCAGGTATACTGGCTTCCTTTCATGCCCTGCGCGCTAAAGTTGGCATCGCCAGCGACCCCTGCGTCCTTGAGGACCTTTTGTTCTATGGCCACCGCACGTTTGAACAGTTCGGGGTGATGGTCCGCCAGCCCTACCCACTCTGCCTTTCTCTGGAAGAAGCAAAAGTAACAGCCTGAGCGGGTGCGCCACTTGTAGTATTCCGGGAGGTTTATCCCCGCATCATCAAGTATCTTGATGACGCCGGCGTGGTCTATGCCGTCGTCAATGAACGGAAACATGGTCTTTATGTTGGGCTTTGTGGAGACGTAACCGGTACGGTTCTTTTCATCGGCCCTTATGGCCACGTATGATATTACCTCCTCGTCCCCGAGCCAGTCTTCTAGCGGCTTTATCTTGAGCAGATTGGTGCACCAGCGCATCTGAGGGGAAGGCAGGGCTCCCCTGAACACCTCGAAATAATGGTCAAAGCTCCTAGTCGAGTTGAGCTTGGTTATCTTCCTGCCCAGCACTACCTCGAGCTTTGCCAAGTATGCGTATGTCTCGGGCAGCTCGGCCCCTGTATCGCAGAAAAAGTATTCCATGTCCGGCACCTTGTCGCGCATGTATACTGCAAGCGCACTCGAGTCCTTGCCGCCCGATATGCCGCAGACCTGCTTTACCATGCGATCACCGTATCTTGGAGGCCAGCCCGTCGAACTCTTTCTTGGTCACGGTAAGGCAGAACAGGACCTTGTTCGGCTTTTTTGCGTTCTTGATCATGGGGTAGAACTTGATTGTGTACTTGCCGTCGGTCTTTGTGACTTCGTATGGGCGCTCTCCTATTTTTTCCCTCATCATGTTATAGCATTACTTCCACGTATTTATGTGCGCCCTTACCGAGTAGGTCAAGATCATCTTCGTAGCCACAAGGCGCACTTATGAACATGGATGCCATGCTGAGGACGTCATGCTGATCGGAAGAATGTGAGATCGCATCTGTGTGGCCTACTCTTGAGATCCGTTAGTATGTAGATAAAAACAAGCAGTTCCATTAGAAACGGTTAAAACCACATACATATAGTCGATTTGTTTGTCTAGCATTTGTAGCGCCAACACTGATTCATTGGGTGGCATACTGAATGGAAAAACTCGCTATACCATACCCGATTATCAGAGAAGATATATTTGGCCATCCGAGAGCGTCGAAATTCTATACGAAGATCTGGTGCTAGATTATGATGAAAGCGGAGAAGGGTACCTACTAGGCCCAATTGTAACCAAACAAGTATCTCCTAGATGTAAGGAAATCATAGATGGCCAGCAGCGCTTGATTAGCATGACGCTTTTGTTCTGTACGCTACGGGATTGTGTGGTTGAAAAACATCCACCACCCCCTGACGGCAGAGCGACTTTTGAGAAGTTCATAAAATCTATTAACATTGCCATACAGGATGATAAAGGAGAACCCCTAATCGAATTAAACAATCGTAAAGCACGTGAGATTTTCAAGAAAATATGCGCTAGTTCAGACTGGAAACAAAAAAAACTTAAACACCGCCTGTTCTCGAACTATTTTGAGTTATTTAGCAGTGTGGAGGAGCTATGCAGTAAACGTTTTAAAGAAAGCAAAACGTATGGCGACGGAATAACCGCGATTAGAGAGTTGTTTGACAGGCTCAAGGCATACACCTATTTCATATCTGTTATGATACAGCATGATGATTACACATTTCCCGTCTTTCAATCCCTCAATTCAAAAGGACAACCATTACACCAGTCAGATCTAATCAAATCCCATTTGTTAAGCATAGCTAACAAAAATGGCAAAAAATTCTACGATGAAGTTATTGGCAAATGGGATCAGATAACCAATCTACCAGAGAAGGAAAGTAAAAAAATTGATGAATTGCTCTACCATACAGCACTATCCCGTGAGTGCGAGGATAAAACATCTGCCAAAGAAATCCGTAAGAATGACATGTACAAGAGCACTAAATACATAAAAACTCCTAATCAGATAAATGATTATCTAGAAAATCTAGAGGAAGATGCCGAAATTTATAAAAAAATAGCCAATCCAGCAGCATTAAAAACCACTATTGACAGATATGCCCATATTCTTTATGGAGCTGATCAAATTGGCGCTCGGTATTTTAAAAGAGCCATAATTGCTACACATAGAAAGAAAATAGATTCTGATGCTGTTAAACTGCTAGATTGCTTGGTCAAGTTCTTTTTTGTGTACAGGACGATTTGTAAGAAAGACATTGATCTATTGAAAAGCATTGCACATACTGTCACATGTAAAATCAACCAGAAAAAGGATCTGGGCGAAATATTATGCAGCATATTGATAAATGATAAAGGACGTCAGAATGTAGGGTACGATGAATTTGCCAAAAAAATAAGAGAGAGGACAGATAATCTTACAAACAATGTACTCAAATACATACTTTATTCGATCGAGTATAAGCTACAGGAGCCGCGTCCGGTAAAAAATACCCCCAATCTTGAATTGGAGCATATTCTTCCCCAAAAACCTGACAAAAAAGACTGGCACAATGCACCAAAACCAGATGAATATAAAAACGATCTAGGTAATGTCACGTTAATCAAAGAGAAATTTAACAAAGACATAAAAAATCATGGTTTTATCAGAAAACGTGACGATGTGAAATCTGGTTACAAAGCATCGAAGTTGGAAATTAACCGACTTTATCTTAATAATTACAATACGTGGGATGTGAAGCAGATAGAGGAACGCAGGGAGAATCTGTGCAAAAAAGCAGAGGAGATCTGGGATCTGTCGGAATATACCAAAATGGCCGAAGCGTACAAGGAAAAATCCAAACGCGGATGACGGCAAATACAGGATAACACACGGGACAGTCGATAAACAGTTAATTGCGTGCCTGTCCGGTTGCACGATATGGATGGGCAGTAGATGCACACACGGGACCGCTCAGCGTCTGCCTTTGGCGGTCCGCGCCAAAAGCGCAAGGCGTGCCCCCCCCCCCCCCCCCGAGTAAATTTCACTCGGCTGTTCTAGCAGGTGGCATAGCCTTGGGCCTGCACAGACGCGGCCGCATGATCGCCATTTCAGCATCCCTTGTATTCCTGTCCGTACTTGTGGCGTTCTCTGCAGGAGCGCCTTATTCCCAGGCAGAGGAGGGGCACATACAGCTGGTGCACCGCACGATAGACGGGGAGCTGGCCGTATCCATGGTACCAGTGCCGGTTACGTCCGTCGAGACATTCGAGCCGCCGCGGCAGTTCCAACTGGAGGCGGACCCCGGCGCAAAGATATCCCCCGCCCTTCAGAGGTATGCCGAGACCGGGGTACACCCCATGTGCGGCCGGGATATGGACGAGCAGGCGGAACTGCGCTTTGACATTGACTGCTCTGTGCCCGGCGACTTTGAGAACCGTTACACCTCCGTATTGATAATGCTCAAGCAGGAGCGGAGGGCGGTAAACTATGCGGAATATAACTACGACATGGAGACGGTATACGGGCTCTTGCGGGAGGAGGGCGCCAGAAGGTCCGAGGCGGTGGCTGCACCCACAGAATCCGTAAAGGAATACCTTGGGAGCAACAATGCGACTGGAATAGAGGTGTATTCTGCGATAGGGGGCGTGGTGGCACAGGTACCAGGCTCGCTCATGCCGGGGATAGCTGCATTGGAATGGGTGGAGAGCGTGGATATCACAGAGTACCTGTCCCCTCTCTTGCTGGACTCGACGCGAAGGTCGACGGGGATAAACTACCTGTATGATGGCGGCTTTGGGGGCAACGGAACCAGAATAGCCACTATCGACAGCGGTTTGGACATTGTAGACGGAAGCTACGACAATGTTGCCTTTACTGCCGATATAGCCCATGACGACCTTGATGACCTTGACGATGACCCCAACACAGATGATCCCAAGGTGGTGTACATTCGGGATGTGTCATTTGACGGCTTTGACAATCCCGTGTATTGCGCCCCTCATGGCACCCAGGTGGCCGGGGTAGCCGCCGGCACCGGCTCGATTGATTCGAGGTTCCGTGGCTTTGCCCCATATGCGGAGCTAATCGTATACACGGCCTGTTTTGACGACGATATTGACACCCTTGCCGCCCTGATCGCCATAGATGATCTGATTAACAACACCCTGGAGGCTCCGGATGAGGGAGCTGACGTACTTACCCTGTCCTTTGGCGGCTTGGGGGAGGGTTACGGCACCGGTTTAGATGCACTCTTCGGTGACTTGGCATATGACAGCGGCATTGCGGTTACTTGGGCGGGGGCCAACGAGCTGCCAGATGCCCGGTTCTTCAACGATTCAGCTGATGGCCACAAGATGTTTACAGTGGGCCAGACGTTCGAGGACGGTAGCAACACAGACTCTAGCAACTACGGTGTCACCCTTGATGGCAGGATAAAGCCCGAGATAGTGGTCCCGGTAAACCCGATAACACTTCCCACGGTGGGCAACACGTATGCTGGAGGCATATCCGGCACGAGCTTTGCAACCCCCGCGGTTGCGGGGGCCATGGCGACCATGATTGGGTTGTACAAAGAACAGGGCCTGGTGCTGGAGCCGGGTCATGTATACGCAATGATACTCAGTCAGGCCGACGGGACCGGAAGGGGGAACTTTACGGACATACACATGGATGACAGGCGGGGTGCGGGGGTCATGGGCATGGACTATGGCCGAATGGAGACGCGATCGGGCTCGCACATGTTCAGCTCCACGGGCAGTGTTACAATCCCCCTAGTCGACATACCGGAAAGAACAGAGAGGATAACTGCCGCGCTGTGGTGGCCAGAAGAAGCTCTGGATACGGAAACCTTTGACGGGGCCGACCATAATGAGATACACCTGAATCTGAGGCTCAACGGCGCAGCAGAGGTATCATCTACAAACCCGGACTCGGTACTGCAGAGGCTAGTGCTGGAGGACCCCGTGGCAGGCAGCTCTGGATATGACCTTGTAATCGATTTTGTCGGGGGCGAGGCTCCGCCACAACAGGTGTTCTACTCGTACACACTATTCTCAGAACAGGACGAGTTTGCCGTGGATTATGCAGCGCTCGCGCCTGACGGGGGGAGCATCAGGATGGGCTTTTCTCGGGAGGTGGACCCATCCTCGGCGGGTGCCGCGGCCTTCGGCGTGCCCGGCAGCAGCGTCACGGGAACTGTAGTGTCCGGAAGCGAGGTGCTCCTCTCGCTGTCCGACCCCCTGCCAGTGGACAAGCCGCCGGAGATAACCCTGTACGGGTCTGTTGCCCCTCGCAATGGCGACGAGCGGCTGGCAATATCGGAGGTGGCAGGCATAACGGATGTCGGCGGGGTGCCGCTTGGAACGATATTTGATATTGCACACAACTCGACCCATTTTTTCCTTACCGATAACGATAATCCCACACTGCACATATTTGACGACGCCCTGGATCCCGTGGATCTTGTCGATGAGACGTCTCTTGGGGAGGCATGGTCCCCCACCGGGGTGGGGGTCAACGGGACCCACATTGTAGTGGCAAGCAACTTGGGACGTGTACACGTACTGGATCCTAGTGGGAATCCAGCGGACAGCTTTGACATATCAGGAATCCTTACAACCACGTACGACTTGGCGCTGGGCCCCGGAATTATCGTATCCGATCCGACAAATGGTACTGTGACTGTATTTGAGCCCGACGGCAGCGGCTACATTGCCTTTGGTAATGACAGTCAAGCCGATCCCTCTGATGCCGGACAGTTCTTTATCCCTCTGGGCGTGTCATCCAACGGGACCCATATCTTCGTAGCCGACAACTTTAACTTCAGAATACAGGTGTTTGACGGCAGCGGGACCCTGCGGGATATACTTGACGGGTTCACGGTCCCGGAATGGAGTTTCTTATTTCCTCGGGACGTGTACGTATCTGGCGATATCATGCTGGCGGTGGACGATTTTGGTTCTGCGGTCATAAGCAGACAAGGCGACATACTGCAGCAATTTGGCAGGCCCACCCAGGGGCATGTACCCGATACTTTGACATCCAACGGAACCCATGTGTTTGTCTCAGAGTTTCCAGTTTTTGATGCAACATCCCCGGTAAACCGGGTCCGCGTGTACGAGTACCACACAGTACAGGCCACTGGCGCACCCCGTGTGATCTCCGTGACGGCGCCTGCGGGCACGTACGGGAGCGGCGCCACCATCCCAATCACTGTGACATTCTCCGGAGCAGTGGACGCCACCGGCATCCCACAGCTGCTCCTGAATATACCCGGGGCGGCCGCCAACTATTCCTCGGGCACGGGCACCACAGATCTCGTCTTTGAGTATGCCGTACTCCAGAATCACAGCTCGCCGGCGCTCAACTATTCCGACGTGGACTCGCTTGTGCTTAATGGCGGCTCTATAACGGCAGAGGGCTCAATAGTGCCGGCATTTCTGGAGCTGCCGCCCCCTTCGGCTGCATCATCGCTTGGCGGGTCAGGCGTGGTAATAGAGGCGCCGGGGATCATGCTAGTGCTCGTGGACTCGCCGATGTCATCAGACGGGCTGCGGGTCTCCGCCCCCATGTCCCGCAGCATAGATGTCTCCGATTCCCCCACCCTCTCTGTGATGGTATCTGGGATGGGAATGACTTCGGCAGATACAACGGAGACCCCACTCATTGACGACGGGGCCTCGTTGTCCTTGTCCCTTGGTCCTGCCGATACATCGGCAGTGGCCGACAATGCAGAGGTGGTACTCGGGGGCAAGCCGCGGGCGGCAGACGCACCCGGCACTGTCGAGATTATCTCCCTGTCGGTCTCTATGAGTGCGGAGGAGGGCCCTGTCTTGTCCGAGATGGTTACCGGCATGGGCACTATATTCCTGGACTTTACAGAGGCGCCCAGCCTGGAAGATGATGCGTACACTGTCCCGAGGGTGCGGTCTGTCTCTGCCGATTCTTCCGCTGAAAAAGAGAACGGGACAGTCTCCATAACCATCGTGTTTAGCGAGCCCGTAAACGTGACGGGATTCCCGCTGCTCAGGCTTGACGTGGGTGATGATGCCAATTATACAACGGGCTCGGGCACCACCAACCTGACTTTCAGCTATACGGTGGACGCGGGCCACAACTCGGGCGACCTATCCTATGCTGGAACAGGCGCGCTTGACGGCAACATAACGGCATCCGATGACGGGGCGGCGGCCAACCTTCTGCTGCCCCGTCCCGGCTCCCCGTCGTCTTTGTCTGGCAGCTCAGACGTGGTAATAGATACTATGGCCCCCGGGATAGTGCGCATCCTGGCCACTGGGCACAACACACTGGAGGCCACGATGAGCGAGCGGCTCGATGCGGGCACCGGCAGGGACAACATCACACTTGTAACAACCGGCAACGGCTCTGGCGCCGCCAACGTGACACTGGTGGTCCCGGTGGCAGAAAACAACCTGCTCATTACTACCGACCACAACCTCACATCGATACAGAACATCACTGTCCGGTTTGCGAACGTGGCAGACCCCGCGGGAAACCCGCTTTCCCCAGGCGAGTACAGCCTCTCCGATAACGACAAGGCTCTCATTGGCGGGCTGCCACTCAACATAACAGACGCCGACAACCTGCTGGTCATACACGAGGGGATGCCCGGGGACCTGCTCATCGAGGACGGCACATCCGGGAATATGCCGCTCATACTATACCTTGGGCTCACTGTGGAGAATGATACCGCCACGCTGCCCCCGTCGGTGACCATCCTGTCCGGAGGCTCCACCGTTTTGCTGCCGGCAAACCTGAACCTGACGGGGTTCAACGGCACACTGCAGATAGCCATCGAAGAATCAGACAGGGTGCCGGACGTGGACGGCACTCCCCAGGACGGCGCCATAGAGGTGGGACTGCCGGATGCGGACCTTGAGCTGGGCAGCCCTGTCAGTATTTCCCTGGGCGGGCAAGGGGGGAACACCGGATACCGCATAAACTCGGCTGATTCCACCACGCCCATAGACGCACGGTGCACCGCGGATAGAGCGGCAGGCGCTGTTGCACAGGCAGAGAGCGGCGGAGCCTGCTCGCTGGATGTAGGCGGGAACCTTACGATATGGACATACGGCCTCTCTGCATTTGGCTCGTACATACCCGCGCCCGAGTCCCGCGCAGATCCGCTGCCTGCGCCAAGGCCGCGCGGGGGCGGAGGAGGAGGCGGGGGCGGCGGAGCCGTCGTCTCCGGCGGCATCACTGGCCAGACCGCCTCGCTTGGGTTTGCATCCGGAGGGCAGGATGCAAGAGAATCCCCCTCGGGGATACGCATTGCGCCCGAGGGCACGCTCGTCATAACCCCGGAGATAGAATCCGACGTCTTTGCGGCAAGGGTATTTTCGATGGAGGTGATCCTGTACGGGATGGGCGCCCAAGAAGACGCCCGCGTCAGGTATTCGGCGGTCCCGGTGCTGCTCAACTCCGAGCAGTGCGACGGAGAATCGCATGTAGAGGACCGCATATTCGCATGCGATGCATCTTCTGTGATCTCGGAGGGGCAGGCCGGGTATACGCTTGATGCATCGGGCCGGCTGAGCCTCGAGATACCGTTTGAGGGCGAGTTTTCCGGTACCATGAGTGTCATGTTGCAGGACAACCGCGGCATACTGTTGCTCTCGCATGAGCGGGATGTATACGAGCTAGACGCGGGGCAGGCAGCGGGGCCATCCTTGGAGGCATCCAGTGCGGATGAGCCCGGCGACGGGCCCGTCGTAATGCAAGAGCCTTCGCCGGAGGAAGCCGTTCCACAGGATCCCGCCGCGGAGGCGTCCATGGATGCCGAGCCTGAACCAGAGCCTCTGGTGCCCGCAGAGCCTGATGATGCAGAGCCGCGCGTCGTACCTGCAGAGCCCGGAATACCCGGGGATCCCCCTGCAGTGCCCGCAGAACCGGGGCCTACCGACCTGCTTGGCATGATTGTCGAATGGTTTGCGTCACTGTTTGGCAGATGAGGGGACAGTCCACACGTGCTGCGTATACAAAGCAGGCATGACGCCGGTACATGAACAAAACGGCGGCTCCTGAGACCGCCTAGAAGACATCCCATGCCCCGCGTATTTGATATATGGCCTGCCGCAAAACATGGAAATGAGCCAGGAGACGCCCTGTATCGGGGAATGCTCAAAGTTTCGCGCCATGCGGCCGGAATCTGGCGGCAGGCTGCAGGCAGGCCAGTGCCTCTGCTGGAACTGCGGGATATGGCTGGCCCCCCATGAATCTCACACAGACGGCGGCCAGTCCCAGGATGCAGGCGGGCCGTACTGCAACTGCTGCAACCGTATACTCTGCACACCCCGCCCAGGCCTTGAATGCACAGGCCTTGGGCATTTTAGCAGGCCAAAAGCAGAGATGCTAGAAAAAATAGTGCGGCAGCTAGCAGGCGGGGAGGGCAGAGCGTCCATTACCCGGTTTATAGATTCAGTACAGAACGATGACCTGCTTGCCATTGGGATACAGGAGCTTGGCATTCCGCTCTATGAAATGGTTGATCTGGCGTACACGTACAATCCCCCGAACAAACTCTCCATGCTGCTCGAACTAGAGACGGTGAGAAAAAAGCTAGGGCACGTGCCAGATAGGTCCGAGATGAATGAGCATTCGGCCATCTCTGTCTCTGTATACGATGGCGAGTTCCAGTCGTGGGATAGAATGCTCGAGTTGCTCGGGCATGATCCCGGGGAACAGGAAGGGCCCACGCCGCCCAAAGAGGGCCCGGAGCCCGCCGGCATGTCCGTCGACGAGATGAAATTGGCAATAAATAACGCCCTGCAAAACGAGCCGGAGATTTTGGAGCTCTTTGAAAAGCTGTCCAGGGTAGTGCCCCATTTTGACGGGGACGAGCTAGACGGCATAATACGGTCGGTGCGGCAAGACTAGGCCTCTGCACGCAGCTGCAGGTACTCTACAAGGATCTCTCTGTCTTCTTCGCCAAGGATATCGTATACCGCCTGGATGCTCCTCTTCATGTTGAGGGATCTGAGCCCTGCCAGCTGTATGGTGGTTGATTCTATCCTCTTCTGTATCACATCCCACCCGAGCCCGTCCAGGCAGTAGTGTATTACAGCTGAGACCAGGTGGCTGCAAAGCGTGTGATAGTATGTCTCGTTCATGGATTTTCCGCATGTGCATTCGGGCGGGCCGCCCATCCCGGGGCCAAGGCTTGCATATACATTCTCAAACTGCACGTACGATATCCCAGGGGGCTTTTTCTCTGTGTTGAACGGCGGGTGTACTCCCTCGTATAGTTCCGGGTGTATTTTGCGCTGGAGATTTTCAAACGTGTCATGGATGGCCACAGGTTCTGTGCGCATCCCGTCCTCAAAGTCATCCTCCGACATGGAGTATAGGGTGCGCACAAGGCCAAAATAGATGGCATTTGCCGCCTCGTAATCCTCCCCGTCAGGTAAGCGTAGGTCCACCTCCTTCATGCAGCCTATAGGAAACGCCGCTTCTTTTCCGTCTGGTATCTCCACTACAGCCAGGCCGGATTCATAGTTGAGCGACTTCACCAA
Coding sequences within it:
- a CDS encoding subtilisin-like serine protease (COG1404) yields the protein MRACPVARYGWAVDAHTGPLSVCLWRSAPKAQGVPPPPPPSKFHSAVLAGGIALGLHRRGRMIAISASLVFLSVLVAFSAGAPYSQAEEGHIQLVHRTIDGELAVSMVPVPVTSVETFEPPRQFQLEADPGAKISPALQRYAETGVHPMCGRDMDEQAELRFDIDCSVPGDFENRYTSVLIMLKQERRAVNYAEYNYDMETVYGLLREEGARRSEAVAAPTESVKEYLGSNNATGIEVYSAIGGVVAQVPGSLMPGIAALEWVESVDITEYLSPLLLDSTRRSTGINYLYDGGFGGNGTRIATIDSGLDIVDGSYDNVAFTADIAHDDLDDLDDDPNTDDPKVVYIRDVSFDGFDNPVYCAPHGTQVAGVAAGTGSIDSRFRGFAPYAELIVYTACFDDDIDTLAALIAIDDLINNTLEAPDEGADVLTLSFGGLGEGYGTGLDALFGDLAYDSGIAVTWAGANELPDARFFNDSADGHKMFTVGQTFEDGSNTDSSNYGVTLDGRIKPEIVVPVNPITLPTVGNTYAGGISGTSFATPAVAGAMATMIGLYKEQGLVLEPGHVYAMILSQADGTGRGNFTDIHMDDRRGAGVMGMDYGRMETRSGSHMFSSTGSVTIPLVDIPERTERITAALWWPEEALDTETFDGADHNEIHLNLRLNGAAEVSSTNPDSVLQRLVLEDPVAGSSGYDLVIDFVGGEAPPQQVFYSYTLFSEQDEFAVDYAALAPDGGSIRMGFSREVDPSSAGAAAFGVPGSSVTGTVVSGSEVLLSLSDPLPVDKPPEITLYGSVAPRNGDERLAISEVAGITDVGGVPLGTIFDIAHNSTHFFLTDNDNPTLHIFDDALDPVDLVDETSLGEAWSPTGVGVNGTHIVVASNLGRVHVLDPSGNPADSFDISGILTTTYDLALGPGIIVSDPTNGTVTVFEPDGSGYIAFGNDSQADPSDAGQFFIPLGVSSNGTHIFVADNFNFRIQVFDGSGTLRDILDGFTVPEWSFLFPRDVYVSGDIMLAVDDFGSAVISRQGDILQQFGRPTQGHVPDTLTSNGTHVFVSEFPVFDATSPVNRVRVYEYHTVQATGAPRVISVTAPAGTYGSGATIPITVTFSGAVDATGIPQLLLNIPGAAANYSSGTGTTDLVFEYAVLQNHSSPALNYSDVDSLVLNGGSITAEGSIVPAFLELPPPSAASSLGGSGVVIEAPGIMLVLVDSPMSSDGLRVSAPMSRSIDVSDSPTLSVMVSGMGMTSADTTETPLIDDGASLSLSLGPADTSAVADNAEVVLGGKPRAADAPGTVEIISLSVSMSAEEGPVLSEMVTGMGTIFLDFTEAPSLEDDAYTVPRVRSVSADSSAEKENGTVSITIVFSEPVNVTGFPLLRLDVGDDANYTTGSGTTNLTFSYTVDAGHNSGDLSYAGTGALDGNITASDDGAAANLLLPRPGSPSSLSGSSDVVIDTMAPGIVRILATGHNTLEATMSERLDAGTGRDNITLVTTGNGSGAANVTLVVPVAENNLLITTDHNLTSIQNITVRFANVADPAGNPLSPGEYSLSDNDKALIGGLPLNITDADNLLVIHEGMPGDLLIEDGTSGNMPLILYLGLTVENDTATLPPSVTILSGGSTVLLPANLNLTGFNGTLQIAIEESDRVPDVDGTPQDGAIEVGLPDADLELGSPVSISLGGQGGNTGYRINSADSTTPIDARCTADRAAGAVAQAESGGACSLDVGGNLTIWTYGLSAFGSYIPAPESRADPLPAPRPRGGGGGGGGGGAVVSGGITGQTASLGFASGGQDARESPSGIRIAPEGTLVITPEIESDVFAARVFSMEVILYGMGAQEDARVRYSAVPVLLNSEQCDGESHVEDRIFACDASSVISEGQAGYTLDASGRLSLEIPFEGEFSGTMSVMLQDNRGILLLSHERDVYELDAGQAAGPSLEASSADEPGDGPVVMQEPSPEEAVPQDPAAEASMDAEPEPEPLVPAEPDDAEPRVVPAEPGIPGDPPAVPAEPGPTDLLGMIVEWFASLFGR